One genomic window of Caballeronia sp. SBC1 includes the following:
- the ald gene encoding alanine dehydrogenase, whose translation MRIGLPKEIKNHEYRVGLTPAGVRELVSHGHEVVVQTAAGAEIGLSDDAYKAAGAAVVDTAQEVFERAEMIIKVKEPQPAECAMLRAGQILYTYLHLAPDPEQTRALIDSKAVCIAYETITGPGGGLPLLAPMSEVAGRMSIQAGAAHLEKSKGGMALLLGGVPGVAPGHVVIIGAGVVGTNALQIAVGMGARVTIIDKNLERLRALDVIYGNRVTTLCSNVQTIEDSAHAADLLIGGVLIPGAAAPKLVTRDMISRMKPGAVVVDVAIDQGGCFETSRPTTHTDPTFIVDNVVHYCVANMPGAVARTSTFALTNATIGHALAIADKGWRRALSNDPHLRAGLNVCEGNVTYKAVARDLGFAYVPAESLLT comes from the coding sequence ATGCGTATCGGTCTGCCGAAAGAAATCAAGAACCATGAATATCGGGTGGGGCTGACGCCCGCGGGCGTTCGCGAGCTGGTGTCTCACGGGCACGAAGTTGTCGTCCAGACGGCGGCGGGAGCGGAGATCGGTTTATCGGATGATGCCTACAAGGCTGCGGGCGCCGCCGTGGTCGACACCGCGCAGGAGGTCTTCGAGCGCGCGGAGATGATCATCAAGGTGAAGGAGCCCCAACCCGCCGAATGCGCAATGCTGCGTGCAGGGCAGATTCTCTACACATACCTGCATCTTGCACCTGACCCGGAGCAAACACGTGCCTTGATCGACTCCAAGGCCGTCTGCATTGCTTACGAAACAATCACCGGTCCAGGCGGCGGCTTGCCGTTGCTCGCGCCCATGAGCGAAGTCGCCGGCCGCATGTCGATCCAGGCAGGCGCGGCGCATCTGGAGAAATCGAAGGGAGGGATGGCGTTGCTGCTCGGCGGTGTTCCCGGCGTGGCCCCGGGACATGTGGTGATCATTGGCGCAGGCGTGGTCGGGACCAACGCGTTGCAGATTGCAGTGGGCATGGGCGCCCGCGTGACAATAATCGATAAGAACCTCGAACGTCTGCGCGCACTGGACGTAATCTACGGCAACCGCGTCACCACGTTATGTTCGAACGTGCAGACGATCGAGGATTCAGCGCACGCCGCCGATCTCCTGATTGGCGGTGTGCTTATCCCCGGTGCTGCCGCGCCGAAGCTCGTGACCCGCGACATGATTTCGCGTATGAAGCCGGGCGCCGTTGTTGTCGATGTCGCCATCGATCAGGGCGGTTGCTTCGAGACGTCCCGGCCCACGACGCATACCGACCCGACTTTCATCGTGGACAATGTCGTGCATTACTGCGTCGCCAACATGCCGGGCGCGGTTGCGCGAACCTCGACGTTCGCGCTCACGAACGCGACGATCGGGCACGCACTGGCGATCGCGGACAAGGGCTGGCGGCGCGCGTTATCTAACGATCCGCATCTTCGGGCCGGCTTGAACGTGTGCGAGGGAAACGTCACCTACAAGGCGGTTGCACGCGACCTCGGGTTTGCCTACGTGCCGGCCGAAAGCCTGCTTACCTGA
- a CDS encoding YkgJ family cysteine cluster protein gives MDINFECTMCGKCCHDLKLPLSVDEALVWLERGGDVQFLCEAVPWPDEPPAGNLQAQHKRRRSFAASSGELPVRVVVVLAASFEGACPHLQANLSCGVYEQRPTVCRIYPAEINPFIELKPEQKECPPEAWASDKPLLMRAQRIVDPETFALIAQSRAADVSDAPVKARACAHLDIDAAALSNEGLVVHSPPRDLAISALRRARENGNAGEDVLQWKVVSNRRETVDTLTSVGATSVHYVKTDAPAFDYLGFFAASA, from the coding sequence ATGGATATCAACTTTGAATGCACGATGTGCGGCAAATGCTGCCATGACCTCAAGCTGCCTTTGAGCGTCGACGAAGCGCTCGTATGGCTTGAGCGCGGCGGCGATGTTCAGTTTCTCTGCGAAGCCGTTCCCTGGCCTGATGAACCGCCTGCCGGCAACCTGCAGGCGCAGCATAAGCGTCGCCGGTCGTTCGCCGCTTCCAGCGGTGAGTTGCCCGTGCGGGTGGTCGTGGTCCTGGCGGCATCGTTCGAGGGTGCGTGTCCGCATTTGCAAGCGAACCTGAGTTGCGGCGTGTATGAGCAACGCCCGACTGTCTGCCGGATCTATCCGGCGGAGATCAATCCGTTTATCGAATTAAAGCCTGAGCAGAAGGAATGTCCGCCAGAAGCGTGGGCCTCGGACAAACCACTTCTGATGAGAGCACAACGCATAGTCGATCCGGAAACGTTCGCGTTGATCGCTCAATCGCGTGCGGCCGATGTCAGCGACGCCCCGGTTAAAGCGCGAGCATGCGCCCATCTGGACATTGATGCCGCAGCGCTGTCCAACGAGGGATTGGTGGTCCATTCGCCGCCTCGCGATTTGGCCATATCCGCGTTGAGACGGGCTCGCGAGAACGGCAACGCGGGTGAGGACGTACTGCAGTGGAAGGTCGTGTCGAACCGTCGTGAGACCGTGGACACGCTTACGTCCGTAGGAGCAACAAGCGTCCATTATGTGAAGACTGACGCGCCCGCGTTCGATTACCTCGGCTTCTTTGCAGCATCGGCGTGA
- a CDS encoding MFS transporter, with protein sequence MSYAHSTAKHTALHNPPNLLRRAIAASALGNATEWFDYGIYAYGLTYISAALFPGSTAEATLFALATFAISFLVRPLGGLFWGPLGDRLGRKYVLALTIIMMSVATLLVGLLPTYATIGWWAPALLIVLRLVQGFSTGGEYGGAATFMAEYAPDKSRGFCGSFLEFATLAGFSLGALLMLGCSVLLGNDAMHAWGWRLPFLIAAPLGLIGFYLRTRMEDTPVFLELEQSAEKMQHAKVSLKELLTEFWKPLLLLGGLVVALNVVNYVLLAYMPTFMQKQLGMSENMSLLVPLIGMLAMMVFLPFAGTFSDRVGRKNVWWFSLIGLFVAAVPMFLLMTHGTAGALIGFAVLGLLYVPQLASISAMFPAMFPTQVRYAGMAIAYNVSTSIFGGTAPMMNEWLIGRTGNNLVPAYYMMASCAIGALALIFVTETTGCSLRGRGIPGKA encoded by the coding sequence ATGAGCTACGCACACTCAACGGCAAAACATACAGCTCTGCACAACCCGCCCAATCTCCTGCGTCGGGCAATTGCCGCATCGGCGTTGGGCAACGCCACCGAATGGTTCGACTATGGCATCTACGCTTACGGACTAACCTATATCTCGGCCGCCCTGTTTCCAGGCAGCACTGCCGAAGCCACCTTGTTCGCGCTCGCGACCTTCGCCATATCGTTTCTTGTGCGCCCGCTAGGCGGCCTTTTCTGGGGACCGCTGGGCGACCGGCTCGGGCGAAAATACGTGCTTGCCCTGACGATCATCATGATGTCGGTCGCCACGCTTCTCGTCGGGCTACTGCCCACCTACGCCACAATCGGCTGGTGGGCTCCTGCCCTGCTGATCGTGTTGCGCCTCGTCCAGGGTTTCTCGACCGGCGGTGAGTACGGCGGAGCGGCCACCTTCATGGCCGAGTACGCACCCGACAAAAGTCGCGGTTTCTGCGGCAGTTTCCTTGAATTCGCCACGCTGGCCGGCTTCTCGCTTGGCGCACTGCTGATGCTCGGTTGCTCCGTTTTGCTGGGCAACGACGCCATGCATGCCTGGGGATGGCGCCTGCCGTTCCTGATAGCGGCGCCGCTTGGCCTGATCGGGTTCTATCTGCGTACCAGGATGGAGGACACACCCGTATTTCTAGAATTGGAACAATCAGCCGAAAAAATGCAGCACGCGAAGGTATCGCTGAAAGAACTGCTGACCGAGTTCTGGAAGCCACTACTATTGCTGGGCGGACTGGTCGTGGCACTGAACGTAGTCAACTATGTACTGCTTGCCTACATGCCGACCTTCATGCAAAAACAGTTGGGCATGAGCGAGAATATGTCGTTACTCGTCCCGCTGATCGGCATGCTGGCCATGATGGTATTCCTGCCCTTCGCGGGCACGTTCTCTGATCGGGTCGGCCGCAAGAACGTGTGGTGGTTTTCCTTGATCGGGCTCTTTGTCGCCGCGGTGCCTATGTTCCTTCTCATGACGCACGGCACGGCTGGCGCGCTGATCGGTTTTGCAGTATTAGGTCTGCTGTATGTCCCTCAGTTAGCGAGCATCTCGGCCATGTTTCCGGCAATGTTCCCCACTCAGGTCCGCTACGCAGGCATGGCGATCGCCTATAACGTGTCCACCTCCATCTTCGGCGGGACCGCACCCATGATGAACGAATGGCTCATTGGGCGTACAGGCAACAACCTCGTTCCGGCCTACTACATGATGGCTTCATGTGCGATTGGTGCATTGGCGTTAATCTTCGTGACAGAGACCACCGGCTGTTCGCTGCGCGGGCGCGGCATTCCCGGTAAGGCATAA
- a CDS encoding porin, whose protein sequence is MNKLTAVALASVLATGAGAARAQSSVTLYGRIDAGVEYMTGVPTGQNPVTGASTGSSSRFRAESGDWGTSLWGIKGTEDLGGGTKAVFHLEGAFNTMNGQGPSNNGLFDRYATVGIANDRFGTVLLGKELFLSNGVWDFDPFGQSNWSSASLVRGRNWNHTSNNISYQSPTIAGFDVAGQYALSNATNWNGNGTTAQGRADAIQLTYTQPVFQIRAIYDEWRDAANGTLDDVFNFSREYFGGVNVFLGKFKIQAVYQQSHSSSGALSGGITVTNQEWGGVTWQATKAAALIAAVYHVNANNGGGNATIYTVGGTYNLTKRTLLDFQIATARNSTNANFGLNANSFGDTTSTDNPLPGHSQSGAYAGIQHLF, encoded by the coding sequence ATGAACAAGCTCACAGCCGTTGCGCTGGCATCGGTGCTGGCTACTGGAGCCGGGGCCGCGCGTGCTCAAAGCAGCGTGACCTTGTATGGGCGGATAGACGCCGGGGTGGAGTACATGACCGGCGTACCCACGGGACAAAACCCCGTGACCGGCGCATCGACCGGAAGCAGTAGTCGCTTCAGGGCGGAAAGCGGAGATTGGGGAACGAGCCTTTGGGGCATCAAGGGCACGGAAGATCTTGGCGGAGGCACCAAGGCCGTATTCCACCTGGAAGGCGCATTCAATACCATGAATGGTCAAGGCCCTTCGAACAACGGCTTGTTCGACCGGTATGCCACGGTGGGAATTGCCAACGACCGCTTTGGCACGGTGCTGCTTGGCAAAGAGCTTTTCCTCTCGAACGGGGTCTGGGACTTCGATCCGTTTGGGCAAAGCAACTGGTCATCCGCCTCGCTCGTTCGTGGCCGCAACTGGAATCATACGAGCAACAACATCTCGTACCAGTCGCCGACCATTGCCGGCTTTGACGTCGCCGGTCAATATGCGCTGTCCAACGCGACCAACTGGAATGGCAACGGCACTACAGCCCAAGGCCGCGCGGACGCTATCCAGCTCACCTATACGCAGCCCGTTTTCCAGATCCGCGCAATCTACGACGAATGGCGCGACGCCGCTAACGGAACGTTGGACGATGTTTTCAATTTCTCTCGCGAATACTTCGGCGGCGTCAACGTGTTCTTAGGGAAATTCAAGATCCAGGCGGTCTATCAGCAATCGCATTCAAGTTCCGGCGCATTGTCGGGCGGCATCACGGTCACTAACCAGGAATGGGGCGGCGTGACGTGGCAAGCTACGAAAGCGGCCGCGCTTATTGCTGCGGTGTATCACGTCAATGCAAACAACGGCGGTGGCAATGCGACCATCTACACGGTCGGTGGCACGTACAACCTGACCAAGCGTACCCTGCTCGATTTCCAGATTGCGACCGCCCGCAACAGCACCAACGCGAACTTTGGCTTGAACGCTAATTCCTTCGGCGATACAACCAGCACCGACAATCCGCTCCCCGGTCACAGCCAGTCCGGTGCATACGCCGGGATTCAACATCTTTTCTAG
- the ehuC gene encoding ectoine/hydroxyectoine ABC transporter permease subunit EhuC, translated as MHELLPLLMKGTLVTVEIAVSGILLAIVMAGMATVLRASAWRVVRWTANAYVEVFRGTSLLVQLFWFFFVLPLPPFNLELTPFTVAIVGLGLHYGAYGSEILRGALRSVPGGQYEAALALNMPASTRMRRIVLPQAMINALPPATNLMIELLKGTSLVSLITLSDLTFRARQLDEATFKTAEIFALTLLIYFVMAQIMVTVMRHFERRVSHGITQRTAK; from the coding sequence TTGCATGAACTCTTGCCCCTGTTGATGAAGGGCACCCTCGTCACCGTCGAGATTGCGGTGTCCGGTATCTTGCTGGCAATCGTGATGGCCGGCATGGCGACCGTCTTGCGCGCATCGGCGTGGCGTGTTGTGCGCTGGACCGCCAACGCGTACGTGGAGGTATTTCGCGGTACGTCGCTACTGGTACAGCTATTCTGGTTTTTCTTCGTGTTGCCGTTGCCGCCATTCAATCTGGAACTGACTCCGTTCACCGTTGCCATTGTTGGGCTGGGGCTGCATTACGGAGCCTATGGCTCCGAGATCCTGCGCGGTGCGTTGCGTTCGGTTCCGGGTGGGCAATATGAAGCGGCGCTTGCGTTGAACATGCCGGCGTCGACCAGGATGCGGCGCATTGTCTTGCCGCAGGCCATGATCAACGCGCTGCCACCCGCGACGAATCTGATGATCGAGTTGTTGAAAGGGACCTCGCTGGTTTCGCTGATCACCCTCTCCGATCTCACCTTCCGCGCGCGCCAGCTCGACGAAGCGACCTTCAAGACCGCTGAAATTTTTGCGCTGACGCTGCTGATCTATTTTGTCATGGCGCAGATTATGGTCACCGTCATGCGACATTTCGAACGCCGCGTCAGTCACGGCATCACCCAAAGGACGGCGAAATGA
- the ehuB gene encoding ectoine/hydroxyectoine ABC transporter substrate-binding protein EhuB has protein sequence MKLKRVSGMLGALSIAAATAGLVAHAAAANAETTLQRIQRTGEVRIGYANESPFAYTTPDGTVTGESPEIAKKVFAKLGVKKVDAVLTEWGSLIPGLRAGRFDVIAAGMYVTPERCKQVAFANPQYQIQDTLLTLKGNPKNLGSYADVAKNPDTKLAVMAGSVELGYARDSGVKDGQLLQVPDTTAQLQAVRASRADAAAGTELTMKGLAAKAGPTVEAIPKFTDDPKHTGYGALAFRPEDTDLRDAVNQQLKVWLGTPDHLKTVAPFGFDKSNLPDKTTAQLCGG, from the coding sequence ATGAAACTCAAACGAGTGTCTGGAATGCTGGGCGCGCTGTCCATTGCTGCGGCAACGGCGGGGTTGGTAGCCCATGCAGCGGCGGCGAACGCTGAAACAACCTTGCAGCGTATTCAGCGCACGGGAGAAGTGCGCATTGGCTACGCGAACGAAAGCCCCTTTGCGTACACCACGCCGGACGGCACCGTCACCGGCGAGTCACCCGAGATTGCGAAGAAGGTGTTCGCCAAGCTCGGCGTCAAGAAGGTCGATGCCGTCCTGACTGAGTGGGGCTCGCTCATTCCCGGATTGCGCGCGGGCCGCTTCGACGTGATTGCAGCGGGCATGTATGTCACGCCGGAGCGCTGCAAGCAAGTCGCGTTCGCCAACCCTCAATACCAGATCCAGGACACCTTGCTGACGTTGAAGGGTAATCCCAAGAACCTGGGGAGTTACGCGGACGTAGCCAAGAACCCCGACACAAAACTGGCTGTCATGGCGGGCTCGGTTGAGTTGGGCTACGCACGCGACTCCGGTGTGAAGGACGGGCAATTGCTGCAAGTACCCGATACCACCGCGCAGTTGCAGGCCGTGCGTGCAAGCCGCGCGGACGCGGCCGCCGGCACCGAGCTGACCATGAAGGGACTCGCGGCGAAAGCGGGCCCGACAGTTGAAGCCATCCCCAAGTTTACCGACGATCCCAAGCACACCGGATACGGCGCGCTAGCGTTCCGCCCGGAGGACACCGACCTGCGCGACGCCGTCAACCAGCAGCTGAAAGTGTGGCTCGGTACGCCAGATCATCTCAAGACGGTCGCGCCGTTTGGCTTCGATAAAAGCAACCTGCCGGACAAGACCACCGCGCAACTTTGCGGCGGCTGA
- the ehuA gene encoding ectoine/hydroxyectoine ABC transporter ATP-binding protein EhuA — protein sequence MKRDLDPALGANADADAAPNVQPMVRFAGVTKRYGSLTVLDALDLEVARNEKVAIIGPSGSGKSTLLRVLMTLDPLSDGLIEVEGEPLTHMRRNGALVPASERHVREVRRKIGMVFQSFNLFPHMTALQNTIEAPLRVLGMSKRDANERGRELLSMVGLDDKCNHFPSQLSGGQQQRVAIARALAMRPKVMLFDEVTSALDPELCGEVLNVIRKLGHEHDLTMLMVTHQMGFAKEFADRVCFFSQGKIIEQAPPQQFFGAPQHERTQQFLRAVREAT from the coding sequence ATGAAACGGGATCTCGACCCCGCGCTCGGCGCAAACGCTGATGCTGATGCTGCGCCCAACGTCCAGCCGATGGTGCGCTTTGCCGGCGTCACTAAACGATACGGCTCACTCACCGTGCTCGATGCGCTCGATCTGGAGGTCGCCCGCAACGAGAAGGTCGCGATCATCGGCCCAAGCGGGTCAGGCAAATCCACTCTGCTGCGCGTGCTGATGACACTCGACCCGCTAAGCGACGGTCTGATCGAAGTGGAAGGCGAGCCGCTCACGCACATGCGTCGCAATGGCGCGCTGGTGCCGGCATCCGAGCGGCATGTGCGCGAAGTGCGCCGCAAGATCGGGATGGTGTTCCAGAGCTTTAACCTGTTCCCACACATGACGGCGCTGCAAAACACGATCGAGGCCCCGCTGCGGGTGCTCGGCATGTCGAAGCGTGATGCGAACGAACGTGGCCGCGAGCTGCTGTCCATGGTCGGGCTCGACGACAAGTGCAATCACTTTCCATCGCAGTTATCGGGCGGGCAACAGCAACGCGTGGCCATTGCGAGGGCGCTGGCGATGCGGCCGAAAGTGATGCTGTTCGACGAAGTGACCTCGGCACTCGATCCCGAGCTATGCGGTGAAGTGCTGAACGTGATTCGGAAGCTGGGCCACGAGCACGATCTCACCATGCTGATGGTGACTCACCAGATGGGTTTCGCGAAAGAATTCGCGGACCGCGTGTGTTTCTTTTCGCAAGGCAAGATCATTGAACAGGCGCCGCCGCAGCAGTTCTTCGGAGCACCTCAACATGAGCGCACGCAGCAGTTCCTGCGTGCTGTCCGGGAAGCGACTTAG
- the ehuD gene encoding ectoine/hydroxyectoine ABC transporter permease subunit EhuD — protein MNSFFDVKYAVHILPELLRASMYTIGITLVGFAIALVLGLVLAILRRSAIAPVARVTGFFVEFIRSTPLLIQVYVLFYVAPLYGLTMSALTAGTIGIAVHYACYVSEVYRAGLNGVARGQWEAACALSLSPWRTYSGVILPQAIRPVIPALGNYLVAMFKDTPVLSAITVVELMQQAKNIGSETFRYLEPITMTGLFFLLISVTFASGVRHLERRVRLP, from the coding sequence ATGAACTCCTTCTTCGACGTCAAGTACGCGGTGCACATCCTGCCTGAGCTGCTGCGTGCGTCCATGTACACCATTGGCATCACACTGGTGGGTTTTGCCATTGCGCTGGTGCTTGGCCTCGTGCTCGCTATCCTGCGACGCAGCGCCATTGCGCCGGTTGCACGGGTGACGGGCTTTTTTGTCGAGTTCATTCGCAGCACGCCGCTACTGATCCAGGTCTATGTGCTGTTCTATGTGGCCCCGCTCTACGGTCTCACTATGTCGGCACTGACCGCGGGCACCATCGGTATTGCGGTCCATTACGCGTGCTATGTGTCAGAGGTGTATCGAGCAGGATTGAATGGCGTGGCGCGCGGGCAATGGGAAGCGGCCTGTGCATTGTCACTGTCGCCGTGGCGCACGTATAGCGGCGTCATTCTTCCGCAAGCGATCCGCCCGGTCATTCCAGCGCTTGGGAATTATCTGGTCGCCATGTTCAAGGACACGCCTGTGCTCTCTGCCATCACGGTGGTCGAGCTGATGCAGCAGGCGAAAAACATCGGCTCGGAAACGTTCCGTTATCTCGAACCGATCACCATGACCGGCCTGTTCTTTTTATTGATCAGCGTGACGTTCGCCTCGGGCGTGCGTCACCTCGAACGTCGCGTGAGATTGCCATGA